AGAAACGCATACTGAACTATGTTGATAGGAAAGTAGTATATATACAACTAagattttgatttcgattttgattaaaatttgaaCTGGCCAATCGAGGTGAACTTAACTAAGTTAGTCGATTAATCGAGCGATTCTACAAGAAATTTGGCTAATGGGTCAACTTAGCATACGAGGAGGATCCGATCCGAGGCGAGAATTTCGGGGAAGTTAGGAGAAACTAGGACTAGGCTAATGTAGgataacaacagcaataacagtAATCAATaggttttcaatttggctaCAAAATGGAAGCATTATTAACATTAGTATAATTTCAAGTAGGTTATcttgtttctttgttttttgtttttgttggatTGGCAAAAAAGTTTCAATCGAATGGTTAGTACGAATAGAGtgtgatatatatatatatatatgcatattctatgtagatatatgtatatatctataagcTAAAAACTCTTGTAAAACGCAAACCCCGTTGGGGTTTCGCGTAGCAGATTGTGCATCTGTTTGGTGTATATTTGACTAgctaatatacatatatatacggCTATATCTAAGGTGGGTATACTATGTATACTCACATACATTACTAAAAAGAGCTAAATACTAGCGTCAAACACATACAATCATCATCGAACCTTAATCTCTGCCCCGTTCAACTGTTTATTGCTATTTACACCCGATTCAAAATCGACTTGGATGGAACGAATACCATATAAAGGGAGGGTTACTCAATGGGATATATGGTATGGATGTCAATACACGAGTATATACAATGCACAACAGAGATACATACACTTAGAGAGCGATGATTATATGTCTATGTACAATTTTCCACGGATAATTGTCACTTCTCACTCAAAATTAGAGTCAGCTAAACACATATGCTTTTCACCTGGATCTTAAAATCTTTGGCCGTTTATGTGTTTCTGCCTTAAGAAATCACTAGAGCTATTATATAACAGTTGGATATACATGTGAAGTCAGCTGGCTATCTTGCAATGCAAACTGGAAAAGAAATCTGTGAAACACAGCGGATTTTTAAAATGGCTCTTATCCAGGTGATAGGTTCCTAAATGTTGTTTCAAGTATCTTATTCGGGTGTCACTCGTTTTAATCTCACTGTTCGGTTTCTGATTCTGATATCCTGGCAAGGTCAATCCCCAATCTTCCAAAGACAGGCTGCCACTACACTGCAAAGTTTTGATTGTGAGTGATggaaaacttggccaaagcTGACACAAAAGCAGAGCAAAACGGCGATTGAGCTAAATATTTAGAGATATAGAGCAGAGGTTTCTGGGTAGTTCAGTGGTAACATAGTTGAGTAAGCTCGTCGAGATTCAAAGATTGTGCGGCAAGGGGCTGTTAGCGGGGTCTGACTGCAGCCAGAAGTCAAATCACAGGTCCAGCGAGTCCGGTGGCGTTGGTCTGGTTGGTAGCATGCCGAAGGGATCGTCCACCACCACGCTGTCGTCCTCGTCACTGTCCTCGTCGTGTCCGTGTCCCTCAGTGCCCTCCCTGTCCTCCTCGTCGCCCAAAAAGATGCACTCCTCCACGTCCGTGTCGTAGCTGGGATCTAAATTGACCTCGTGCAGCTGGAGATCGAGCTCCAGTAGATCCCAGGAGCCACCAAATTCAGCTAGTGGTATATTCGGGCCTTTCCCGCTCGTGGAGGTTGCCACGAAGTCATTGGAAAAGGCGTCCGAGTTGCAGGGCTGCGAAGTGGTGGGTGAGATGTTGGGTGTGGGGGTCTCTGGCGTAGTCAGGGAGACCTGACCACCAACCACTCCGCCGGACTCATCGATGAACGATCGACCCACTGAGCTCAAGCTAAACTCCAAGAGTTTCTGCGTGGCATGTTGGTTGACTGGCGGTTCACTAGTAACCTCCGGAATGACGGTTAAGCACTTGCAACTGGAGAGGGACAGCACAGAGGTTTGGGTCTGCGAGTGGGTCTGGGAATGGCTCAGAGTCTGGGTGTGGACCTGCGTCTGGGTTTGAGTCAAGCTAGCGTTGCTGCTCAGGCAAGAGCTGTTTGTATTGCAGCCACCGAATcccacaccacccactccatTGGGCACCGACCCACCCACATGACCTTGACCATTCGGATGGCGTTGGTTGCGGGCGGGCGAGTTGGTGCGCGAGGGCAGCGAGGTGGTGCAGAGAGGTGGCTGCGGATGGGACTGCGTCTGGGTGGCGCTGCTCGCGGTGGTGCTGGCACAGTGGTGCCGAACCGCACTGGCCAGCCGCTGAAGATTCTCGTAGGAATCACCGCTGTCCAAACGCTTGCTGCGAAAGAGACGCAcctgctgtttctgctgctgcttcaggTGGATGCTGTCCAGCGAGGGTAACTTCATCGACCCCATGGAGGCGGTGGTCAGACCAATATCGCTTAGCGGAACCAGGGTGTTGAGGACATCCGGCGAGTCCAAAGGACTGGACAAGGGCGTGGAGCCAAGGGCGGCGTTAACTAGAAAGCTGAGGGGAAAAGGTAGTAGATGAGTGGTGTGTTTTCTCACTGGGAGGCATATGACTTACATCTGCCGCTGGAGAAGATTCTGCCAAACGGCCTTAAGTTCCAGCGAAGGTGCCCTTAAAATAAGGCTCTTGCGGCGGGCTCCTCGCTTGGGAGTGCGGGTAAGATCGGGGGCACAGTAACCCGTTGGACTCTCCGCCAGGCGTCCATTGGGATCCACTGTGAGACGGAACTCGGTGGCTGAAAGGGAAAAGTTGAATGTCAAGGCTGGGAGCGGATCTTGCGGACTCGCACTCACTTTTCTTGCGCATATGAAAACAAGAGTCAACCACATTGGCGATAGGAATGGGCTCCTCTGTGATAAACAGGACTCGATCACGGCTGACCTTGGCAAAAACGATGATATCACTGAATAGCAGTGTCCAATAGGGTTTCACGGAGCGACCTTCGACCCGGGACAAATCGCCACCAAAGATCCACTGGCGCCCCTGAACGGCCAACGTGAAAGGCTTGCATTTGGTGAAGACCATCCGGGACTCCAGATCCTGGAGGGTGAGCAGGGGGCGACCTTCTCCCAGTGGTTCCATCAGACCACTGCTCACAGTGATCTCCCGATAGGCGGCCTGCAGTTCGTTGATAACCGTGCTAAAGTTCTTGTGCTCCTCCGTATCCACATGGCAATTTCCAGCGAGCAACTGCATCAGTTTGAGAATTTCGCGAAAATGCTGCAGTGGTCGATGGATGAACATGGTGAGATCGGGTCTTTTGCGTGGAACCGCCGGTTCCGTAATGAAGGCTATAAACTCGGAGCCAGTCTGTCGGGACTTATTGACCAAAACACAGTCCGCCCGCTTGATTCCATTGCAGTACTTCTTGTATGCCGCACAGATCGCTGTAGTTTTTGATAGGTAGACCCGCGAGGCAAAGTTCATGTGCGGCTCCTGGTCCTGCTGATCGCTGCTGCACAACTGCTCCAGGATGTCCTCCGCAATCCTGAGCAGCTCGTCGATGTTCTGGAACAAAGTGCGATGATCGTTCGGCGATATCAGATCCTTTCGTTCCCCAAGCGGCTGCACAAAGCGGTCCACTCCGAAGTGCAGGGCAGCCGTGAAGTTCTGCTCCCGACTAATCAGCTGGAGCAGGAAGCGCCTACGGTTGTCCGTGATAGGCACAATCGACTGTGGGCATTCAAACGGGTCAGAGGTTAGAGTGCTTAATAAGGCGAGCTTGGTAGCATATGGGAACCAATGGGAACAGCAGATGGAAACAAACTTATGGCAATCAAAAAAACTCAAAATCATTTGGgatcgaaaaaaaaagtttattgtcAAGCGTAGCGAAGTCGCACGAAGCTTAAGGACTCTCAAACAAAATAGAGGCCTAGGCTaggcaaaaaaaaggataaataaTAGGTAGTCGTAATGATAACCAGCATGGCGATAACTTAATCTCTTAAACTTAACAAATTAGTATGTACACAAAGACACGAAATGAttcaaagaaaataataatcctTAGACGAAGACACCCTTGCCTACCTCCTTGCTGAAGGTGACCTGTGGCAGGTGAAGCCTCCTTTTAGCCGCCTCGATGGAGGAGGTGGTTCCCGAGCATGCGGTAGCCGGCCGGCTCATGCTATTTGCCACCGGCTGGATCCTCGTACTGGTGGTCCTTTGCAGACTCATTACGGTGGTCGTTCCTGTGGCGGTGGTGGCCAGGGTGTGCTCCTCGCTGCCCAAGCCCACTGCCGCGCCCAATCTGGTGCTTATGTGTACATTGTTCTGGCCCAAGTCCGTCGACGTGATTGTTGTGGCGCCCGCGCCTGACCTTCTGAATATCTCCAACGTCAAGGACGAGCCCTGCGATCGTATCAAATTCAGAACATCAGCCTCGGGCATCGTGACGACGTTGTGCTTGTCCACAAAGATCACATAGTCGCCGGGCAAAATGCCACACCGGTCGGCCGAGAGTCCCGCCTCGATTTTCTCCACCCGTGGCGGGTGCGTCCAGACAATAGAGAATCCAAAGCCCCGTTCCTCGGTTCGCGTAAGTCTTTTCGTCATGGTGAATGGGGTACGTCCCTGTTGCTGGCGGACAGCGCCTCCTACGCTGGATCCTCCGCTATTTGGCATGGTGGACTGTCTGCGGCCACCGGATGTCCCATTGTTCAGATGGTTGGCATTGCTCTCGTTGGCCTTCGACGCCGAGGACTGGGAGCCCGTCGCCTGTGCCTGGGTGGTGGTACTGTTTGCATTGCCATCCGCTGGCGGATCCAGCTCAAGGAATCTCAGAAAGAGATTCTCGTCGGCATCTCGCTGGTGGAGTGCCTTCTTGCTGAGCTTCATGGGCTGTTGGGGCTGCTGGGGCAGCAGAGGATCCTCTTTGCCCATGCTATCGATGCTAATGCTGATCACCTCGTCGTTCAGTGCCATCGCTGCGGAATTTGATCCCGATCCGGATCCAGTGGCAATCGGTTTTTGGGGCGTGACTGTGGCGGCGGCTGCCATTTCTGCGGGGGGGTCGTCCTGCTGTTTATCCTGATCCTTcgccacttccgtttcctgcTTTTGATCCTGGCCTGCGTTGGCTTTTGGTTGGCTATGGCGGCTAGTAGGCGGAGGACATGCCTGTGCATGCAGCTTGAAGGATCCTGCCGAGACGCCCGAATCGGGATGCACTAACTCATTCAGTGGAAAAGTGCTGCAGCCCAGGAACTCGCTGCGTCTAAAAAGGAATGTAGAAAAAACAGTCAGTGGGAAAGTTCTAAGTCACACAAAATATCACTAATATATATGAGTTGACGAATTTTATGAGCCTATAGGTATTCAAATTTCCATACAGGAAACCTACAGCCTTCGATGGTTGTCAAAGTCCCCTGAATGATGGAATCAATGGGTTTGTGGACGGACTTGGACAAACTGCGAAAACTAATATGGCcattaaatataaacgaaCGATTGTCCGCCAAATCCTTGGCCCCTCGCAATTGCTTTTGGATAATGCCAATGCCCATGGCGTACCCATTTTGGTCAGTTTGCGTCACGTTACAACGTCTGACGGACATTGTCTATTTATAAGTGAGTGAAGGTGGCTCGCCAACAGCtgatccaatccaatccgtgGAAGGCCCCAGAAAGCCCGTGCCGAGGCACCAAGTTCTCCTGGTCGTACGTGACATAAATCAATTAGCGGCCCTAAGCTGCCGCCACATTCCACATTTCCACATGCCACAAAGTACGTATGTACGTACTACGGACATGTGGCCCGGAAATGCGCTTGGCCCGGCCAATTGGCTGGGTGTTCGGGTGGTTCGGTGTATGGTGGCTCGGTGGGTGGTCCAGTGGGTGGACCAGTGGGTGGCATGACAGTGGCTTAAGGCTCTGTCTGCTGCTTCTTCCACTGGCCACTTTAGCTGAAGTTGGCGCGCGTATTTGGGTcacttttattgattttccttgCGGAGTCCGTGGGCTTCTACTcgtactatatatgtatagttgtttcttttttggggcGATTGCAATCGCAGCTGTCAGTTCGGGAGgtgcattaaaaatgttggGGCCTTCGTACTGGTGCCTCCGCAACTGTGTGCCGAAaagctggccataaattattcaaCCGCCAGTCGTTTTGTAAATTGACTTAAAACGTTCCTTTTTGGCCTAGACTGTTTTCACAACCCAGGTGAACCTAAATTATGCATGGCCAACAAATAAAGGCAGGTGCGTGTGAGGCAGGAAAATGGAATAGGTGATATGGTTCCCGGGTGTACATTTAGTTAGTTGGCCACTTCAATTAGCTGCTGACagcgaaaaacaaaggaaaatacaGAAGATAGGGGTGTGTATGTGCGTGAGCTGGTGATTATTGCATAATCGCCCTAACCGCCAGCATCGATTTGGCATTAAACCCAGAATTTGACCAATTTTATTGTAGAATTTCAAGTACCACACTCCTGAATGTccttgaattttaattaactttcgaGCACGCTGCGAAAGGCCCTTCTCTCTCACATAGATACGATACTCCGAGTcacgcacacactggcacgcacacacactaggccttcttccacttcctgtttgcaatttgtttagcAGCATGCCCGAAATTATGCTACACTTTCCATGCTTCGCGCACTCACGTACACAGTTACATAAGTTTTCGTTGCACTCTTTCTTGGGCAACGGAATTGAACACTGCCATTGAAGgcactttaaaaaaaaggtaaacaaaatggaaTATTTAAGCCTGCGTTGTGGCCCGCAAGGATATACATTTTCTTGGGCTTACTTTGCCTCGTTTCCTGCGTTTTCGAGCTTCGCCAGCCGTTCTGCCGTTCGCCGTTCTGTGCCGCTTTTCACGCGAGCTTGCCACTCGGACTGAGTAACGGGAACTGAGCTGGGAAAACTCGGGAAAACACGCAGCAGCGCAGGTCAGCCCGGGAAAGTCGCTGGAAGTCGCATGCCCGAGCCACTGCGCCTGCGCTGGCAAGCTGGAACTTCCGGGGGAAAGCGCCGAGCGCTTGTTTATGTGCAGGAAATGCACCAGGAAAGGCGGGAGGCGAAAGGCGCTGGAGGTGCCACGAGGCCAGGAAGAGCGCCACAATTAACCAGACTTGGTCTTTTGCCTGTCTGCGGAGCACGCCCTCCGTCGCCATTCCCCAATCTCTTCCAGAACTTCCCCCAATAAACGTTTAGGGGTGAATGACTTACAACAGGACGATGATGGCACGCGCAAGAAGGCGCATTACAAGGGGTCAATATGGACATATTTTATGgctatacatatatggcaaTTGATACTTTGATTGAATACGTTTGGCATTCTCTTTTAAGATATGATTATACTATATTGGAACTACTGGAAGAGAGTACTTTGCATAAGCAATTCAAATTTAACAACCAATTGTGCAACCCCACCCCCTTTCATGTaatcatataatatataacatttgCTCTTCAATTTCAGGGAATACTTTCTGTGCTTTTCTTGGCTGTCGACCGTACTCGTACTCACTTTAAATGGCGATCCCGATGCCACACGGCCAACTGAAGATACTGTCCGGCGGTCTCCTCGCCACTGGAAATCTGGAAGTTGAAGCGCTGATCGAAGTACGGGCGACCCGAGTGCCGATGGACGGCGGTGCGTTGGTACCCGGAACTCATGCTTCCCCCCGACGAGTGGCCACCGTATCCGTGTGGCTGGGCTCCTCCGGACAAGGCCACCTTGACGTAGGCGTTGATGCTGCCGTTTCCACTGCCATGGGAGCGCTGCAAGTCGCGACAGCGAATCACTGCAATGGAGAAGGACGGGGTGGACAGGTGTAATTAACAGGTGAGTTCGCAATGATTCTCGTGGGCTGACGGGTCAGTATGGGGGATTGGGACCTCAAGACTCAGGCAGACGATAATcctatttattgaaattgagtGCCGTCTGTCTGGTGTATATAGAAAGTTtctaaattgaattgaagtGCAGTTTTTGCAGAAAAGTAAGTGGCAAATGATAGACATTGATAGCAGAAATTATTGGAATTATATGGGAGTTTTTGAGTTGGGTTTTTACGAATTTAAATTGGAACTCACCATGTACATTAAGTTGTTGCTCCTTGGCATCGAATGCGATGCTCACATCGATGCTGCCCCGCTGACTGGCCTCCACGTCCGCTCCACTATtactgctgccgccgctgctgctgatactgctggtggtgctggtggtggtggtgcagtggGAGGGTGGTGTGGTCGTGGGGGAGGCCAGCGAACTCCTCTTGGCCACCTGCTGCTCATCCTCGTCCAAATCACTCGAGGCGGAACTGGATGAGAAGCTCAGGCAGCGTTTGGTGCTGGGAACCAGCTGCAGTGGCTCCAATTTCTTGGCTTGGTGGCTTTGCGTTTGGTTGATGGTGGTAGTCTTGTGTGGGTTCTTGCGCCGCACCACCCGCTGCCGCTTCAAGTGGGTGGGCGTGCGCACCTCCATTTCGTGGACACTGGTCTCGCTCCACTCGGCATTATCCGCTAGAATGGTGGTCGAAGTGGTGGCGCCGGCGCCTGCCAGTGGCTTCGTACACCTCACCTCCTTCCTGGCCGACTCTATGATGGCATCCAGCATGCGGTCCAGTGTGGTGTCGCCCATTCGCGACGAGGAGAGCTGAGAATCCTCCAGAGCAACTGCACCACCGGTGGTGCGTGGCAAGCAGCGCAGTGCCGCCAATTGTGGCGTGGCCTGCCGCGGACCACTGCCCTCGCTGAAACTCCTGCGCTGCGGACTCTTTCCGTGCACGTTGCTCAAATCCTGCAGAGCAATCAAACTGGCATTGCCGAAGGGACTGCTCATGAAGTGCACCCCGAAATTCTCCTTGTTCGCGTCACCGACTCCTGGCACGCCCACTCCACGGCGCCGGCCACGCGACTCCTCCACCACGGCACTGGAACTGGAGTGGCGATGCATCCGTGTCATGGTTGGCATGTCCCTACTGAAATAGAAGAAATACCTATGTAATCTATGTAGGTAATCTTGGTGGTTTTATAATCCTAATAAATGTGTCATTTTTCCACTTAGAGCTCATagcttggccaaaagttgaaatattttagagTGGAAGACATTTTTAGACTCCTAATTATATGTTTAATTATTAGGCTTTACAattttttcgatttgaaaaaaaatttttttttcgaaatttttaatttttgtaaggggtaccatcacaaaaattgtaaattttcgaaaaaaaaattttttttttacttcgttaatatttaaatacatgtTTTTTGGGTTAATCAAAACGACCAAATATAAGTATTCCGATCAAATTTTGGGCAAGTTTTGGATGAGATATGGCACGCTGAGTGAAAAAGCAGCCGGAATATGTTGAATTTAATTAGGTTTTTTGGCGATTTCCAACTGTTAACAGCTTGGTGCCAGTAAAGATATAGAACAGATTAGTCTGGATGATTTTCCGGATCTGGTTGGCAAATCGGGTATGCCCGGTtaggtccttggtccttggcaGCTGGCTGCCAAACAAGGGGATCAGAGCGACGGCTTCCGATctggtttcgtttttttcccATTCTTCTGGTGTCCTTCGGTTTTTGGGAACTCTTCCAGACAATTTCGAGGCAGaaaaacaacggcaacaaatgAAGGGGCGagctggcaaacaaagtgcAGGACAAAGcaggaaatttgcatattgttCTGGCGGCAAACGAGTTCCTCGCCAGGTCCTTCGTACGTCGCTTTCCTTGCGAATTTCAggtttgcatttaaattgaaattaaacatatGCTAATTTCCCTAACAGATTTCTGCGCTGCGGTTGCCAACCATAAAATTGAGCGGGTCCTTTGGACAAGGAGTCTTAAAGGATGCTCTATGGCTCTATGGTCTGAGATCTGCGATGTGCGTTTTCTTTtcggtgtgtgagtgtgcgtgtgtgcgcgCAACAATTACGCCCCAGCATAATGATGCCATTTTGCAAAAATGCGGCGATCGGCAAAGCCAAAAGGGGCCTTAAAGGATCGTCCCAAAGATCCTGGCCTTTGTCTCTCACGGAGAGTGAGATAGAAAATGGGTTTTCGTGTAATCCATAAACGTCACCCCAGCCCCAGAATAAGATGAAAAGCCGGGCGAAACTACACAAACGCAGCCGGTAAAGGcgagcaaaaaaatattttctttctaGCCCAAGATCCTTCGAAgaatgtgcgtgtgtgtgtgacttgTGCCCGGAGGATTAGCTCGGGGTGGTAAGAAAAAAGAAGTTgaggaaaagaaaaaaaaaacacagcaacaaattaaatgtattagAGAACGCACCACCCCTTTTTCACTGTGGGTACCGAGATCTGGATCGGGATCGCTGTCTCTAGGGGTTAGGGACTTACGTCAATTCGTCCCTTTCCTTggctaaattaaaattagagCTAGAGCAAAGACAAACACGGCTACCTCATGGGTGCGATCGAAATTGTTTTTTCCAGGTGTGCCGCCGCTTCGGAAACCGAGCTTATCGAGCGATCTACAGATCGATCGATCTAAATGGACGTATCGATCCATTTCTCGGCGCAGATTGTATGTCTTTTGGGTATGGACTTACCTGGTAACTTGATCTTTTTGCGACTACGTCGCCTGGCGAACTGAAACTCGATTTAGCCTAGGTTCAACTTGATTAACAGCACTGATTTTGTTTAAGAATGTGATCCTTGCGCGTCGGCGGCACACAAATTTTGATAGATCCTTtgcacgaaaaaaaataaaccaactaATTTCTTCAAGCCAAAGGTAATTTCGTTCCTTGCTGCTATGAAGTTCACGTGTCTGCTTAGCACGAGCTCAGAAACGGAAATGAAGGTCGGCGCAAGCGCACGTTTCAGCGAAGGCTCGTCCGAGACCCGAGGCGAGCCGAAGCGCTCACGAAGCTAAACGAAGTGGAAGACCAACCACCAGAGAGCAGCTTAAAGAGAGCCTCTCTCTTGGGCTCTGATTTTGTGGGCAGACTAACGGAATCTTGGCTGTGGGAAAAACGGAACTAAAACTACTACTACAGATTAGATAAGGAATATTTGAAGCTAGGACTGCTTGTATCAACAGATATCCGTCATCTgtcatatatgtatttatgggTAAGATAGCCAAGCAAGTGGGGCTACGAAATTGGAGCACAGGAAGAAGGGGGGCTGAATGATAATGTTTGA
This Drosophila simulans strain w501 chromosome X, Prin_Dsim_3.1, whole genome shotgun sequence DNA region includes the following protein-coding sequences:
- the LOC6739950 gene encoding uncharacterized protein LOC6739950 isoform X6; amino-acid sequence: MPTMTRMHRHSSSSAVVEESRGRRRGVGVPGVGDANKENFGVHFMSSPFGNASLIALQDLSNVHGKSPQRRSFSEGSGPRQATPQLAALRCLPRTTGGAVALEDSQLSSSRMGDTTLDRMLDAIIESARKEVRCTKPLAGAGATTSTTILADNAEWSETSVHEMEVRTPTHLKRQRVVRRKNPHKTTTINQTQSHQAKKLEPLQLVPSTKRCLSFSSSSASSDLDEDEQQVAKRSSLASPTTTPPSHCTTTTSTTSSISSSGGSSNSGADVEASQRGSIDVSIAFDAKEQQLNVHVIRCRDLQRSHGSGNGSINAYVKVALSGGAQPHGYGGHSSGGSMSSGYQRTAVHRHSGRPYFDQRFNFQISSGEETAGQYLQLAVWHRDRHLKRSEFLGCSTFPLNELVHPDSGVSAGSFKLHAQACPPPTSRHSQPKANAGQDQKQETEVAKDQDKQQDDPPAEMAAAATVTPQKPIATGSGSGSNSAAMALNDEVISISIDSMGKEDPLLPQQPQQPMKLSKKALHQRDADENLFLRFLELDPPADGNANSTTTQAQATGSQSSASKANESNANHLNNGTSGGRRQSTMPNSGGSSVGGAVRQQQGRTPFTMTKRLTRTEERGFGFSIVWTHPPRVEKIEAGLSADRCGILPGDYVIFVDKHNVVTMPEADVLNLIRSQGSSLTLEIFRRSGAGATTITSTDLGQNNVHISTRLGAAVGLGSEEHTLATTATGTTTVMSLQRTTSTRIQPVANSMSRPATACSGTTSSIEAAKRRLHLPQVTFSKESIVPITDNRRRFLLQLISREQNFTAALHFGVDRFVQPLGERKDLISPNDHRTLFQNIDELLRIAEDILEQLCSSDQQDQEPHMNFASRVYLSKTTAICAAYKKYCNGIKRADCVLVNKSRQTGSEFIAFITEPAVPRKRPDLTMFIHRPLQHFREILKLMQLLAGNCHVDTEEHKNFSTVINELQAAYREITVSSGLMEPLGEGRPLLTLQDLESRMVFTKCKPFTLAVQGRQWIFGGDLSRVEGRSVKPYWTLLFSDIIVFAKVSRDRVLFITEEPIPIANVVDSCFHMRKKTTEFRLTVDPNGRLAESPTGYCAPDLTRTPKRGARRKSLILRAPSLELKAVWQNLLQRQIFLVNAALGSTPLSSPLDSPDVLNTLVPLSDIGLTTASMGSMKLPSLDSIHLKQQQKQQQRTNNSHGHAHSAAGVATDRSADRSHGHNHGIHGGHVEQIELLIDEKCRILNKTGTPKSSALHLANWMKGQLDKQQQQARLAAIARSQENVSAEDEQLIFNSDSEQDERITYWTRQQLEKRTKELNLAKENGALSARPNFGGKRLSGVEELSMSATSDIYSTSEAEGVTSVISQSHSTTSDSQITVRSSPIVLDKLAVCRHCHKNCQQSGPGGARPGGGGGVNNSSSTPVLLCNSLKVQHSQSSPNRCCKLSNGIAGATEMANPKNSNRTGTGTGSVTSMSSSTITGELSSKVVASSSRRETGDTESDVAQLITDEISQSQSEATDDSVGAMPNSSSSAGEGIPVTAASKLRHLDPTVSVSSLPNGHCSAGVGGGSPKPLPPPRRTRVVAQMCQEPPRPKANQQVKAIVTITETARIMRSSPTKGSGSGSGTGTGSVGGSPAKYAACHCRCTPEDFTHAQLSPDKMEHQTCKLLESPKQTTTTLEQKQEDEQLSLMLIGLAQLAPAATLCGQERIPKEENSTPTIAVVPPTPDSVLTKTSTHVWDNSGCSSNGGGTSTTSTATTTTKQPRQAIIENIPEDSCDESPLDEEPPYRPMSSALRRFGTMSSLEKLPSDDRMDEADELDDDLDSFKANGHDDNSPQNDEDDEDAGSERALVQNDLGASSSSGVIVNGEGLASGAWTNRAGAYVSDKMSFFEESRAFIDKYLGRWNAGDAQQQHQGTASETDEQMDECTSGATSGEEVWGTPTSGGDNDDQDLQLINSENTHSSPTKSSTSLNDDDDTELMMDELLMAPPMTASTIRGLLPRFYRRRLEPLFEEETESDEEKTQQDSDDIKKVGGSNDQWPLPRGFGWKFKRQRVGATSPTTSSSASGAGSGGGSVGGGPAGEFGDGGPGGLALQRGAPDSESGHECDGAASLAHHPSTAHHGYRSSAAGSAGGLILRVSARSAPLERTRTRSRRREHQHHHDDILSADASVSGEGSSDADRDECDDDNEDDDDDDDDDDAESSSLIDYFNNQQRERHYQLRRQSQRQTSEICTAATASASLAPHADRSSRWSGQNGATSKKIWRYC
- the LOC6739950 gene encoding uncharacterized protein LOC6739950 isoform X9, translating into MPTMTRMHRHSSSSAVVEESRGRRRGVGVPGVGDANKENFGVHFMSSPFGNASLIALQDLSNVHGKSPQRRSFSEGSGPRQATPQLAALRCLPRTTGGAVALEDSQLSSSRMGDTTLDRMLDAIIESARKEVRCTKPLAGAGATTSTTILADNAEWSETSVHEMEVRTPTHLKRQRVVRRKNPHKTTTINQTQSHQAKKLEPLQLVPSTKRCLSFSSSSASSDLDEDEQQVAKRSSLASPTTTPPSHCTTTTSTTSSISSSGGSSNSGADVEASQRGSIDVSIAFDAKEQQLNVHVIRCRDLQRSHGSGNGSINAYVKVALSGGAQPHGYGGHSSGGSMSSGYQRTAVHRHSGRPYFDQRFNFQISSGEETAGQYLQLAVWHRDRHLKRSEFLGCSTFPLNELVHPDSGVSAGSFKLHAQACPPPTSRHSQPKANAGQDQKQETEVAKDQDKQQDDPPAEMAAAATVTPQKPIATGSGSGSNSAAMALNDEVISISIDSMGKEDPLLPQQPQQPMKLSKKALHQRDADENLFLRFLELDPPADGNANSTTTQAQATGSQSSASKANESNANHLNNGTSGGRRQSTMPNSGGSSVGGAVRQQQGRTPFTMTKRLTRTEERGFGFSIVWTHPPRVEKIEAGLSADRCGILPGDYVIFVDKHNVVTMPEADVLNLIRSQGSSLTLEIFRRSGAGATTITSTDLGQNNVHISTRLGAAVGLGSEEHTLATTATGTTTVMSLQRTTSTRIQPVANSMSRPATACSGTTSSIEAAKRRLHLPQVTFSKESIVPITDNRRRFLLQLISREQNFTAALHFGVDRFVQPLGERKDLISPNDHRTLFQNIDELLRIAEDILEQLCSSDQQDQEPHMNFASRVYLSKTTAICAAYKKYCNGIKRADCVLVNKSRQTGSEFIAFITEPAVPRKRPDLTMFIHRPLQHFREILKLMQLLAGNCHVDTEEHKNFSTVINELQAAYREITVSSGLMEPLGEGRPLLTLQDLESRMVFTKCKPFTLAVQGRQWIFGGDLSRVEGRSVKPYWTLLFSDIIVFAKVSRDRVLFITEEPIPIANVVDSCFHMRKKTTEFRLTVDPNGRLAESPTGYCAPDLTRTPKRGARRKSLILRAPSLELKAVWQNLLQRQIFLVNAALGSTPLSSPLDSPDVLNTLVPLSDIGLTTASMGSMKLPSLDSIHLKQQQKQQRTNNSHGHAHSAAGVATDRSADRSHGHNHGIHGGHVEQIELLIDEKCRILNKTGTPKSSALHLANWMKGQLDKQQQQARLAAIARSQENVSAEDEQLIFNSDSEQDERITYWTRQQLEKRTKELNLAKENGALSARPNFGGKRLSGVEELSMSATSDIYSTSEAEGVTSVISQSHSTTSDSQITVRSSPIVLDKLAVCRHCHKNCQQSGPGGARPGGGGGVNNSSSTPVLLCNSLKVQHSQSSPNRCCKLSNGIAGATEMANPKNSNRTGTGTGSVTSMSSSTITGELSSKVVASSSRRETGDTESDVAQLITDEISQSQSEATDDSVGAMPNSSSSAGEGIPVTAASKLRHLDPTVSVSSLPNGHCSAGVGGGSPKPLPPPRRTRVVAQMCQEPPRPKANQQVKAIVTITETARIMRSSPTKGSGSGSGTGTGSVGGSPAKYAACHCRCTPEDFTHAQLSPDKMEHQTCKLLESPKQTTTTLEQKQEDEQLSLMLIGLAQLAPAATLCGQERIPKEENSTPTIAVVPPTPDSVLTKTSTHVWDNSGCSSNGGGTSTTSTATTTTKQPRQAIIENIPEDSCDESPLDEEPPYRPMSSALRRFGTMSSLEKLPSDDRMDEADELDDDLDSFKANGHDDNSPQNDEDDEDAGSERALVQNDLGASSSSGVIVNGEGLASGAWTNRAGAYVSDKMSFFEESRAFIDKYLGRWNAGDAQQQHQGTASETDEQMDECTSGATSGEEVWGTPTSGGDNDDQDLQLINSENTHSSPTKSSTSLNDDDDTELMMDELLMAPPMTASTIRGLLPRGKQRPMATT